The following is a genomic window from Capnocytophaga stomatis.
GCTTCCCGGGAGTGAATTTACATCAGAGATTGAATTACTTAATTTCGTATCCTCACGGTTGCGGCGAGCAAATCACCTCTGGAGCTTTTCCGCAATTATTTTTGAGCGATTTTGTCAATTTAACACCTGAAAAGGCAGAAGAAGTACGCCGAAATGTAACCGTAGCAATTAGTAAACTTCACGAAAATCAACTTCCTAACGGGGGATTTGCTTACTGGAAAGGAAACCGATATGCTGACGACTGGACGACTTCTTACATTGGTCAGTTCTTCGTTTTGGCAGAGAAAAAAGGATACGTACTTCCGTCGGGAAGCAAACAAAATTGGCTGAACTATCAAAACAATGAAGCTCGTCAATGGCGTTATAATCCTGAATATCAGAATGATTTCGCTCAGGCATATCGTTTGTACACGTTGGCTTTGGCAGGAAGTCCTAATATGGGAGCAATGAATCGATTGCGTGAAACTAAAGATATTTCATCTAACGCAAAACGCTTGTTAGCAGCGGCTTACGCTTTTTCCGGACAAAAGCAAACAGCAAATAATTTGTTTCAATCGGTTTCAGTAGATGATAATGATGGAAATTATTACTATTACGGTTCCGAAGTTCGTAACAAGGCGATGGCTTTGGAAACAGCTTTGTTGATTGGCAAAAAAGAAGATGCAGCACGTTGGGCTTTAGAAATTGCGGATAGGCTTTCTTCTTCCGATTGGATGAGCACTCAAACCACAGCTTACGCACTTTATGCAATGGCTAAATATGTGGAAATCAACAAAAGTGGAAAATCATTCTCGGCATCGTATTCTTTGGGAGGAAAAACAGAAAACATCAAATCAAGTGAACCGATGGCTTCTGTTGAATTACCTATTAAAGGAGATAAACAATCGTTACAGATTAAAAATACCTCAAAACAAACGCTTTATGTGCGATTAATTTCGAGTGGCGTGCTACCTGTGGGGAAAGAATTGCCAATGCAAAACGGTTTGGCTCTGTCAACTACGTATCGAGATAAAAACGGTAATGTGGTTGATGTAAGCCAAGTACGTCAAAGTACGGAACTGATTGCTTCTATCGAGGTTAAAAATTTGACTAACGAATCTGTTGAAAATGTAGCACTTACGCAAATTATTCCGTCAGGCTGGGAGATTATCAACACGCGTTTCACGGATTACGGGGATACAGAGCAAAGTTCGTATATTGATTATGCGGATTTTAGAGATGACAGAGCTAATTTTTACTTGTCATTGAAAGGAAATCAGACAAAAGTAATAAAACTGAAGTTAAACGCCTCGTACGCAGGACGTTACTATCTTCCGGGAACTTTTGCCGAGGCGATGTACAACAATCGTTACAATACCCGAACCGAAGGCAAATGGGTTGAGGTATATCGGGCAGAGTAAAACGTTTGTCAATTTAAAACTTTTAAAAGAGCTGGGAATTTTTCTTAGCTCTTTTATTTTGCTGATATTCAGATTTAGATTAATAAAACAATAAAAATAATCAAACAATGTTTTTGCATATGAAATATATTTTTTAGATTTGCCGAAAAAAATTATTCAATGAAATTTAATCAAAATATTTTTATGAAAAATTATTTATTAGTATTTCTACTATTTTTGGGGGCAAAAGTCTTTGCTCAAAACGGAACTTTGAAAGGAAATATCTCTTCGGATGGGAATCCCTTGGAGCTAATTTCCGTAGTTTTGGAGAACAAAACGCATAAAAAATGGGTAATTTCTGACAAAAAAGGAAACTTTGAGTTAAGCGTTCCTGAAGGGAATTATAATTTGAAAGTTTCTTCATTAGGATTTGTAACTGTTACAGAGAAAATTACGGTTAAATCTGGTGAAGTTATCGAAAGAAATTTTGAACTAAAAGAAGACGTTTTAGGGATAGATGAAGTGGTGGTAACAGCTACTAAAACAGCGTTGAACAGAAAAGAAGCACCCGTTTTGGTAAGTGTTACAGGACAGAAAGATTTGGTAAATGTAAGAGCAACAACTCTTATGGAAGGCTTGGTTTTTCAGCCTGGTTTGAGAACAGAGGTGAATTGCCAAAACTGTGGATTTTCACAAGTGAGAATCAATGGTTTAGGAGGTGCGTATTCTCAAATTTTGATTGATAGCCGTCCTATTTTTGGTTCACTTAATGGTGTTTACGGACTGGAGCAAATACCGGCAAGTATGATTGACCGAATTGAGGTTATTCGTGGAGGTGGTTCGGCTTTGTTCGGAGCAAATGCCATTGCAGGAACTATTAACGTGATTACTAAAAATCCAACCAAAAATGAGGCTCAAGCAGGCGTTTCGGCGGCTTTAATAGGCGGAAAATCCGAAGATATCGTTTCATCATTTAACGGTTCAATTGTAAATGAGAATCTTACAAGAGGTATTTCTTTCTATGGGATGAATCGTATTCGTGAATCATACGATGCCAATGGTGATGACCTTTCAGAACTTACAAAATTGAGAAACATCAATGCCGGAGCAAAATTCTTTAATGAATTTGATTCTCGTAAAAAATTAGAAGGAGAACTTAACGTAAGTAATGAAAATCGTAGAGGAGGAAATAAATTTGACCTTCCTGAGCACTTGGCAGATATTGCAGAATCTATCCGCACGGATATGGTAGGAGGAAATATCAATTATGATTATTTGTCGCCTTCTTACAATCATAAATTTTCAGTGTTTGCAAGTGGGCAACGCACTAAAGCTAACAACTACTACGGAGCTTTTGATACTGAGAACAATACCTACGATGTTGAAGCATTGAATTACGGTGTTACTCGTGAAAGTATTTGGGTAATTGGAGGGCAACACACAGCTCAAATTTATGCCGGAGAAGGAAGCATCCAATGGACATCAGGAACAGAGTACAAATTTGATGATATCTCAGAAACCAGACGTAATCCGGATATTCTTGCGGTAAATCAAGACCAAAAAATCTTCGGGTTATATACGCAAGCCGATTGGAAAATTCTTCCGAATTTCAAAGTTTTAGCAGGTTTACGTTTGGATAACATCAGTTCCAACTTGCTGAAAAAATCAGTTACGGCACTCAACCCAAGAGCGAGTTTGTTGTATAACATAACTGATGAAGTAATTGCCAGAGCTTCATATGCTCGTGGATTCAGAGCTCCGCTATTTTATTCCGAAGATGTTCATTCTGAATTAATTACGGGAGAAGTTCGCAGGGTGCAGTTGGCTTCAGATTTGAAGAAAGAAACATCGGACAGCTTTACGGCTTCATTGGAGTACAACCACTCACACGAAGACCATCAAATCGTTGCGATGATTGAAGGATTCTACACTGCATTGCATAATCCGTTTGTATATACTTCAATTGGTAGAGAGAAAGATTTGGATATCAAAGAGAAACAAAACGGAGACAAAGCCACTGTAAAAGGTGTGAATTTGGAGTTCAAATACAGTCCTAATCCTAAATTTGCTTTCCAATTAGGAGCTACTTTCCAAAGTTCAAAATATGATAAAAAACAAGTAGTGGCGGAAGACGAACACGGAAATGTTATTGCCGAAACTGACAAACTTTTGCGTTCGCCAAATGCATACGGAAATTTAACAACAACGTACAAACCTCAAGATGAGTGGACTATCAACTTAACAACTGTTTTTACAGGTTCAATGGAAACATTGCACGAAGGCAGAAATGAGCTTTTAACTACGCCGAATATGTTTGATTTTGGGCTTAATACTTCTTACGAATTCAGATTTGATAATTTCTTCACAATGGAAGTAAGTGCTGGTATTAAAAACTTGTTCAATGATTACCAAAAAGATTTTGATAAAGGAATTGACCGCGACCCTACTTACATTTATGGACCTTCACTTCCGAGAACACTTTTTGCAGGTTTAAAAATTAGGATATAGTTTTAGTTTTATAAGTGGAGAATGAAAATGTCTCTACCTTTTTGAAAAAAGCCGAGTTGAATTCAACTCGGCTTTTTTGTTAGAATCTTTTATAATTCATTTTGCTCAATAAGAGGATTTCCTTTAAGTTCAGCATAAGGAATAAGAAACTGCCAATATTTGCTATCAGGAGATGTGGGAACGTTCTCTACTATGTTTCCTGAGTTACGAGAAATAGCCGTTTGCTTCCTAGCGCCTGTTAAATACTGTTGGATATTTTTTGAGTTTAATCGGTTATGAACTTCTTTCAAGCGTTTCATATCAAAGAAACGTTGTCCTTCCATCCAGAGGTCAATACGCTTGTTACGCATTATCTCTTCAATGAGTTTTTCACCAGTAACAGTTGTATTGTATTCTACATCACGAGTTACCATAATTGTGTTAAGCGTAGTTTGTGCTTCATTGTATTTCCCTTGGCGAGCTTGTGCCTCGGCTTTTATGTAATACATTTCTGCCAAACGCATCAAGAATATATCACCACGACTGTCTTTCGCTGCTCTTGACTTGAACTTGATTGACTGTCCTGTGGTTTCCCAATTTGGTTTGCTAGTGCCACCTTTAAAGTATATGGAAAAGGCATCTGCTGGAATTTCATCGTCTCTGTCTAAGCACACCCACCATTTGCGACGTACATCTTTTTCCCCCATCAAATCATAAATATCACGATTTACGGAAAAACGAAGGGCATCGTTCCATCCATCATCAAAATTGTACGAATATGATGAAAAGAATCCACCATAGCCAAGAATTTGATCTACGGACTGTGTATATGCCCACATCCATTCAGTGTCATTCAGATTATTAAACCCACTCACCAAGTTCATTCCCTTTTGCAAAGATGCTCCTGATTCAGCCATTGCTATATCAGCGTATTTTTCAGCATTTTCCCAATCTGATTTGGTTAGTGCGATACGAGCAGCAATTCCGCAAGCTGTAGAGTAACGAATAGCATTTTTTCTTTTCTTGTCCGGAGCGTTTTTCAAATTACTTAATGCAGCAGCCATATCTGAATCAATATAATTGTAAACTTCTGCTACGGTAGAACGAGGCAAAGGCTCTTCAAGTTTGTCTGGAGTACGGATAATCACTCCCAAATGGTTGTTAGCTTCACCTTTTTCATATCGTTTTGCAAAAAGTTGAACTAGATTGTGATATGCCCAAGCACGAAATGCGTGTGCTTCCCCTAAAATAGTTGCCTTGTCAGAAGGAGTAAGGTCAGGTGTTTTGTCTACATTGCCAAGTATTTTATTAGTATGAAGGATTACAGTGTAATAATAATCCCACGCTTTATAGTTAATTCCATTATCAGAGGAGATATCTCTACTTCCTGTGAATCTATATTGCTGCATATGATATCCTGATAATGTATTAATCATATCATCACCCATTATATCCAATTGTGCATTCATCGCTGCTTGCCCGTATGCGAATCTTTGTCCAAAGTTGTACATATACATCATATTATGTATGCCTTCAAGGATTGCGTTGAGCCCTTGTGTTGTATTTTCTGCAATTTTTTCACTTATGGCATTAGAGGGAGCTGTCTCCAAAAAATCTTCAGAACATCCACTTGCCATTACTACTGCTAAAGAAGCTATGGCTAATTTATTTATTATTCTCATCTTTTTATTTTTAATTGATTAGAAAGAAACTGAAAAATTACAAGTTATTATTTTAGCGTAACTATAGCCTGTTGTGCTCACAACTCCACTATAATTACTCATTGGGTTTAAACCTTTTCTTTTTGACCATAAGAATAGGTTTTCCCCCGAAATCCCTACTTGAACGTTGTTAACATTTAGCATTTTTACTACATCACTAGGAAGAGTGTAACTTAAAGACACATTTTTAAGCATCAAAGCTGTTTTAGATATTAAGAATCTATCAGAACGAGAGCTATCGTATTGCCCTCTTGTTCCGGCATCTACTCTTGGAACATCAGTGATATCCCCTGGTTTACGCCAAGCTCTGTACATATCTTTGTGTGCCGCTAATCCTCCATTCAAATCACGTCCCATTAGTCCAGCGTACCCTCCATCATAGGCCTTACCTCCTAACTGATAAGCCATTTGCACATTGAGATTGAATCCTTTCCAGGATACATTGGTTCCGAATCCTCCGTACAAATCAGGGATAGAGCTTCCTGCAAAATGTTTTTTGGCATAGTTTGCATCATATGTATATCCAGCCATTTCGCCATCTTTCTCTACTCCTTTAAAATTAGGGTTTGAAGGGTCAGCCAATTTAGGATATTTTTCTGCATCAAGGCGATACATAGCAAATCCTTCGTTTGTATTTACGCCAATCCATTCAGGTAGATAATAATCATATATGCTAGTTCCTTCCAAATATTTATGATAGCTAAATTCTATTCCATCTTTCTTATTGTGATCAGGAAGACTTACAATTTTATTCTTAAGGATTGTTCCATTGAAGTTTACATTCCATTTTACTTCTGCATTATTGATAATATCGTAAGTAAATTCCATTTCTAATCCGTAATTTCTTACTTTTCCTATATTTTTATCAACATCACCTATACCAGTAGAAGCGGGTAGAGGTACGCTAAAAATAAGGTCATCGGATTCTTTATTGAAAAACTCAATAGTTCCCCTAAGTCTATTGAAGACACCGAATTCTAATGCTATGTCAGAATTACGTTGTTTTTCCCATACCAAACTAGGATCAGCATAAGTTCCAATTCTTAGTCCTAATAATGTATTATTTTTTACTAAAGAATAAGTTGTTTGAGATGCATAGTATGAGCTTAAAGCATCGTTTCCTGTTTCTCCTGTTGAAACACGAAGTTTTAAATTATTTAGCCAATTTACATCTTTTAAGAATTTCTCATTTTTTAGATGCCATCCTGCTCCTATTGACCAGAAATTCCCCCAACGTTGGTTTTTGTGAAAACGTGAAGTTCCATCACGACGATAAGAAGCAGAGACATTATAACGATCACTGTAATTGTAGTTAATTCTACCAAAATATCCTTCCTTGTTGTATTCATCTGTTCTGGAAGAGGCTGATTGTACTTCTGAGTAATTTCCTAATTCATCAATTCCTATAAAACCAGCTCCCTTTTTACTTGCTCCAAGTGTGTAATAATCATACTCATAGCTCTCGTGACCAAGAAGAACGTGTATATGATGAATATCTTTGAATACTTTATCGTAATCTAACAATTGAGTGAATGTGGTTGTTCCTCTTTTGTAATTGTTGATGCCCAGTACTCCTTCTGGTTGTGCTCCTAATACGTTGTTGTATTTTTCTTTTGTCGTGTAACGCAACATATCGTATGAATAGTTTGCACGAAGTTTTAATTCAGGTAGAAGTTTAATCTCAACAAACGAACGTGTAGTTAGGGCGTCG
Proteins encoded in this region:
- a CDS encoding TonB-dependent receptor; the encoded protein is MKNYLLVFLLFLGAKVFAQNGTLKGNISSDGNPLELISVVLENKTHKKWVISDKKGNFELSVPEGNYNLKVSSLGFVTVTEKITVKSGEVIERNFELKEDVLGIDEVVVTATKTALNRKEAPVLVSVTGQKDLVNVRATTLMEGLVFQPGLRTEVNCQNCGFSQVRINGLGGAYSQILIDSRPIFGSLNGVYGLEQIPASMIDRIEVIRGGGSALFGANAIAGTINVITKNPTKNEAQAGVSAALIGGKSEDIVSSFNGSIVNENLTRGISFYGMNRIRESYDANGDDLSELTKLRNINAGAKFFNEFDSRKKLEGELNVSNENRRGGNKFDLPEHLADIAESIRTDMVGGNINYDYLSPSYNHKFSVFASGQRTKANNYYGAFDTENNTYDVEALNYGVTRESIWVIGGQHTAQIYAGEGSIQWTSGTEYKFDDISETRRNPDILAVNQDQKIFGLYTQADWKILPNFKVLAGLRLDNISSNLLKKSVTALNPRASLLYNITDEVIARASYARGFRAPLFYSEDVHSELITGEVRRVQLASDLKKETSDSFTASLEYNHSHEDHQIVAMIEGFYTALHNPFVYTSIGREKDLDIKEKQNGDKATVKGVNLEFKYSPNPKFAFQLGATFQSSKYDKKQVVAEDEHGNVIAETDKLLRSPNAYGNLTTTYKPQDEWTINLTTVFTGSMETLHEGRNELLTTPNMFDFGLNTSYEFRFDNFFTMEVSAGIKNLFNDYQKDFDKGIDRDPTYIYGPSLPRTLFAGLKIRI
- a CDS encoding RagB/SusD family nutrient uptake outer membrane protein encodes the protein MRIINKLAIASLAVVMASGCSEDFLETAPSNAISEKIAENTTQGLNAILEGIHNMMYMYNFGQRFAYGQAAMNAQLDIMGDDMINTLSGYHMQQYRFTGSRDISSDNGINYKAWDYYYTVILHTNKILGNVDKTPDLTPSDKATILGEAHAFRAWAYHNLVQLFAKRYEKGEANNHLGVIIRTPDKLEEPLPRSTVAEVYNYIDSDMAAALSNLKNAPDKKRKNAIRYSTACGIAARIALTKSDWENAEKYADIAMAESGASLQKGMNLVSGFNNLNDTEWMWAYTQSVDQILGYGGFFSSYSYNFDDGWNDALRFSVNRDIYDLMGEKDVRRKWWVCLDRDDEIPADAFSIYFKGGTSKPNWETTGQSIKFKSRAAKDSRGDIFLMRLAEMYYIKAEAQARQGKYNEAQTTLNTIMVTRDVEYNTTVTGEKLIEEIMRNKRIDLWMEGQRFFDMKRLKEVHNRLNSKNIQQYLTGARKQTAISRNSGNIVENVPTSPDSKYWQFLIPYAELKGNPLIEQNEL
- a CDS encoding SusC/RagA family TonB-linked outer membrane protein, with amino-acid sequence MREKVLTLFVFLMGVFSYSLLAQTSSVKGVVTDSEGVPLPGVSVVIKNSNRGISTDFDGNFEIRAEQGDILVFSSLGFSTQEKVVGKDKSKTMKIILMEEAQAIEEVVVVAYGTAKKQSLVGAQSTVSAKQLEMRPITNLTSALSGVAPGVQVTTSSGQPGTSSTIRIRGFGSVNAGNDPIYVVDGSIYNGLISNIAAQDIESISILKDAASTALYGSSAGNGVVLITTKAGSRAQKNTPMVTYTSNIGFSRRGQEDYEKVGAMDYYTIRWQQFFNDNKYSKNHSDIQAAGQASYDLLNAFKYQPYAGIESYYEFDKATNMWSLTKNPTIGNDVTPAMILPDGSLNPEITGLLWADDLDWEGKLYRTGIRNEHTLNVSYNTDKLKSYISAGYINEEGYRIKTNYKRMSGRANLNYDVNKWLSLGTNISYSKTNDNAPRTTGSNSSNTFSFIRSIAPIYPIHRHNEDGSYYLDKKGNRVFDYGQGRPFRGNYNPILESDLDLYSSDDDALTTRSFVEIKLLPELKLRANYSYDMLRYTTKEKYNNVLGAQPEGVLGINNYKRGTTTFTQLLDYDKVFKDIHHIHVLLGHESYEYDYYTLGASKKGAGFIGIDELGNYSEVQSASSRTDEYNKEGYFGRINYNYSDRYNVSASYRRDGTSRFHKNQRWGNFWSIGAGWHLKNEKFLKDVNWLNNLKLRVSTGETGNDALSSYYASQTTYSLVKNNTLLGLRIGTYADPSLVWEKQRNSDIALEFGVFNRLRGTIEFFNKESDDLIFSVPLPASTGIGDVDKNIGKVRNYGLEMEFTYDIINNAEVKWNVNFNGTILKNKIVSLPDHNKKDGIEFSYHKYLEGTSIYDYYLPEWIGVNTNEGFAMYRLDAEKYPKLADPSNPNFKGVEKDGEMAGYTYDANYAKKHFAGSSIPDLYGGFGTNVSWKGFNLNVQMAYQLGGKAYDGGYAGLMGRDLNGGLAAHKDMYRAWRKPGDITDVPRVDAGTRGQYDSSRSDRFLISKTALMLKNVSLSYTLPSDVVKMLNVNNVQVGISGENLFLWSKRKGLNPMSNYSGVVSTTGYSYAKIITCNFSVSF